One Bacteroidota bacterium DNA window includes the following coding sequences:
- a CDS encoding MATE family efflux transporter has protein sequence MKDLTTGNEGKLILNFTVPMLLGNIFQQMYNIINAIVVGKFIGKQALAAVGASFPIIFSLISLAIGIATGATIVIAQYFGAKDLRNVRRTIDTLYIFIFIASIIITILGIALSEPIFKLIKLPEDVLPQAKLYLNIYFTGMIFFFGFNATSAILRGLGDSRTPLYFLVLATITNIIFDLIFVLVFKWGIAGVAISTVISQGGVFIAAILYLNRTHELIRFSIRKMEFDRAIFKKSFNIGFPVGFQQAFVALSMMAMFWIVNPFGTNASAAYSVAVRIDSFASLPAMNLAMALATFVGQNLGANRIDRVKKGFHATILMSAAISLFMTLLITIFRHPLMTLFTSDAQVIEIGETYLLIVSSFYIVFSTMFVVGGVMRGAGDTLIPMFITLFVLWIVRIPVSYWLSRGTGVTGIWWGIPVAWLLGLGLSYSYYLTGRWKTKVIVNRKKYM, from the coding sequence ATGAAAGATCTCACAACGGGAAATGAGGGCAAACTGATTCTGAACTTTACAGTTCCGATGTTGCTTGGAAATATCTTCCAGCAAATGTATAACATCATTAACGCCATTGTTGTTGGCAAGTTCATCGGAAAACAGGCACTGGCTGCTGTGGGGGCATCATTCCCAATCATATTTTCACTTATTTCACTGGCTATTGGCATTGCCACCGGCGCAACTATTGTCATTGCGCAATATTTCGGGGCAAAAGACCTCCGGAATGTACGGCGAACGATTGACACACTATATATTTTCATTTTCATTGCATCAATCATTATCACCATTTTGGGTATCGCACTGAGCGAACCTATTTTCAAACTGATAAAACTGCCTGAAGATGTTCTGCCCCAGGCAAAATTATATCTGAATATCTATTTTACCGGGATGATCTTCTTTTTTGGATTTAATGCTACGAGTGCCATACTCAGAGGCCTCGGCGATTCAAGGACACCTCTTTATTTCCTGGTACTTGCCACTATCACGAACATCATTTTCGATCTGATTTTTGTACTTGTTTTCAAATGGGGAATCGCCGGTGTGGCCATATCTACCGTTATCTCGCAGGGTGGTGTATTTATAGCGGCAATCCTCTATCTGAACAGGACTCATGAGCTTATAAGATTCTCCATCCGGAAAATGGAATTTGACAGGGCTATCTTTAAAAAAAGTTTCAACATAGGCTTTCCTGTAGGATTTCAACAGGCTTTTGTAGCTTTAAGCATGATGGCGATGTTCTGGATCGTCAATCCTTTTGGCACCAATGCGAGTGCGGCATACAGTGTGGCTGTGAGAATTGATTCTTTCGCATCGCTGCCTGCCATGAACCTGGCTATGGCTTTGGCTACTTTTGTCGGACAGAACCTGGGTGCCAACAGGATCGACAGGGTCAAAAAGGGCTTTCATGCCACTATTCTGATGTCAGCCGCCATATCGCTCTTCATGACCTTACTTATCACCATATTCCGGCATCCTCTGATGACTCTGTTTACCTCTGATGCACAGGTAATCGAAATCGGTGAAACATATCTCCTGATTGTGAGTTCGTTTTATATTGTTTTCTCAACGATGTTTGTGGTGGGGGGAGTAATGCGCGGTGCTGGCGACACGCTTATACCCATGTTCATCACCCTCTTTGTCCTGTGGATAGTGCGAATTCCCGTTTCCTACTGGCTGAGCCGGGGAACAGGGGTTACCGGCATCTGGTGGGGCATTCCTGTTGCATGGCTTCTTGGATTGGGATTATCTTATTCCTATTATCTCACAGGAAGATGGAAGACGAAGGTAATTGTAAATCGAAAAAAGTATATGTAA
- a CDS encoding PorP/SprF family type IX secretion system membrane protein, whose product MKRLIAFILIMLLVISVQSQDIHFSQFWANPLLLNPAFSGNSGCRIFAGIDYRSQGSSISTPYVTQSAVIDGRIWPSFTRNSWFGLGITFYSDKAGEVELKTTHAMGYFAYTMSFNKRKTFLASLGFGVGRVTKNINPDKFLTPSNTINIINGQPPGPSNILQRASASYTDFNAGVLVNFKLSYGTKVIAGSSLRHINNPVVTFLDNSSSRLDWNWVFHGLALHSLNEIMDINPGFLLSLMASSKEIIVGSNLNYHLMDIKLIGGLWVRISGDIIPLAGIDYNGLIFMCSYDANISRLNPASGFKGGYEFSLVKTFGCSEQRHKRFDPCRNLEYVDTIEK is encoded by the coding sequence ATGAAAAGACTCATAGCCTTCATACTAATAATGTTGTTGGTCATATCGGTGCAAAGCCAGGATATTCATTTTTCGCAGTTTTGGGCTAATCCGTTACTGTTAAATCCGGCATTCTCAGGCAACTCCGGATGTCGTATTTTCGCCGGCATCGATTACAGGTCACAGGGTAGCAGTATCAGCACTCCCTATGTCACCCAGTCGGCTGTGATTGACGGGCGAATATGGCCCTCATTTACCAGGAACAGCTGGTTTGGCCTTGGAATTACGTTTTATTCTGACAAAGCCGGGGAGGTGGAACTAAAAACCACCCATGCCATGGGATATTTCGCTTATACCATGAGCTTCAATAAGCGAAAGACGTTTCTGGCCAGTTTAGGCTTTGGAGTGGGACGCGTGACAAAAAATATCAATCCAGATAAGTTTTTAACGCCCTCAAATACCATAAATATCATCAACGGTCAACCACCCGGTCCCTCTAACATTCTGCAAAGAGCCTCGGCGAGTTATACGGATTTCAATGCCGGTGTGCTGGTTAACTTCAAATTATCTTACGGGACAAAGGTAATTGCAGGATCAAGCCTGCGTCATATCAATAATCCGGTTGTCACGTTCCTTGATAATTCATCAAGCCGGCTGGACTGGAACTGGGTTTTCCATGGTCTGGCTCTGCATTCGTTGAATGAAATCATGGATATAAATCCTGGATTCCTGCTATCACTCATGGCATCCTCAAAGGAGATCATTGTCGGTAGCAATCTGAATTACCATTTAATGGATATAAAGCTTATCGGAGGATTATGGGTTCGAATCTCCGGAGATATCATACCCCTCGCAGGAATTGATTATAATGGGCTGATTTTTATGTGCAGTTATGATGCCAACATATCCCGGCTGAATCCTGCATCCGGATTCAAAGGCGGATACGAATTCTCTCTGGTCAAGACATTTGGCTGCAGTGAGCAGAGGCACAAAAGGTTTGATCCATGCAGAAACCTGGAATACGTTGATACTATTGAAAAGTGA
- a CDS encoding gliding motility-associated C-terminal domain-containing protein: protein MRRFYCLTFLILLLPLFSLGQADTVMICIGEQATLNSYPPGLFYSWESSTGTMNDTLPSLVVSPAVTTRYIRYTWVPDTTRELITNGNFEAGDTAFTSAYQYRTDDLTSEATYTVSNNPSFFHHDWSPCVDHTSGNGMMMIVNGDSAGYTSVWSETVSNVEPGATYAFSAWLQNVLKYETDPLRWPLLQFSINGSPLGDLMQTTNDNCQWMQFYILWPSGTNTTATISIVNRHLEPKGNDFALDDISFTPLIAIKDTFVVIVNPYPVVNLDPKMVVPYDGSITLDAQNPGANYSWSTGETSQTITINNITQNMTINVTVDQAGCQSSDEIFIGVECTEILVPNVFAPDKPPDNEIKVFGAGIDNLDFMIFNRQGEMVFRTKDQGIGWDGTYKGIDQPMDVYMYYLKAQCLSGGTIEKKGDITLIR from the coding sequence ATGAGGAGGTTTTACTGTCTGACCTTTTTAATATTACTCTTGCCGTTGTTTTCACTTGGGCAGGCTGATACCGTAATGATTTGCATAGGCGAACAGGCCACACTGAACAGTTATCCACCGGGATTATTTTATTCATGGGAGTCTTCAACCGGAACTATGAATGATACCCTTCCCAGTCTTGTGGTATCGCCTGCAGTGACAACAAGATATATCCGATATACATGGGTGCCCGATACCACACGCGAACTTATCACTAATGGAAATTTTGAAGCCGGCGATACGGCATTCACCAGTGCATATCAATATCGGACCGATGATTTAACCTCCGAGGCAACTTACACTGTATCAAATAATCCCTCATTTTTTCATCACGACTGGTCACCCTGTGTCGATCATACTTCAGGTAACGGGATGATGATGATTGTAAATGGTGACAGTGCTGGTTATACGTCTGTTTGGAGTGAGACAGTTTCCAATGTCGAGCCCGGTGCTACATACGCTTTTTCTGCCTGGCTGCAAAATGTTCTCAAATATGAAACTGATCCTTTGAGGTGGCCCTTATTACAGTTTTCAATTAATGGTTCACCCTTAGGTGATTTAATGCAGACTACCAATGATAATTGTCAATGGATGCAGTTTTATATCCTTTGGCCTTCCGGCACAAATACAACGGCTACCATCAGCATTGTAAACCGTCACCTTGAACCTAAGGGCAATGACTTTGCCCTCGATGATATCTCGTTTACACCGCTTATTGCCATCAAAGATACATTTGTGGTCATCGTAAATCCATATCCTGTGGTTAACCTTGACCCTAAAATGGTTGTGCCCTATGATGGCAGTATCACCCTGGATGCACAAAATCCCGGTGCAAATTATTCCTGGTCTACCGGCGAAACTTCTCAGACTATTACTATCAACAACATCACCCAGAACATGACCATCAATGTGACCGTTGATCAGGCGGGTTGTCAGTCGTCGGATGAAATATTTATTGGTGTGGAATGCACTGAGATACTTGTACCTAATGTTTTTGCACCTGATAAACCACCGGATAATGAAATAAAAGTTTTTGGCGCCGGTATCGACAATCTTGATTTTATGATTTTCAACCGCCAGGGTGAAATGGTCTTCAGGACTAAGGATCAGGGCATAGGATGGGATGGTACCTATAAAGGTATCGATCAGCCTATGGATGTTTATATGTATTATTTAAAAGCGCAATGTCTGTCTGGGGGCACAATTGAAAAAAAGGGCGACATCACCCTCATCCGATAA
- a CDS encoding prolyl oligopeptidase family serine peptidase: MKKIIYCLLLTGIVIMFSCMKKQKIDYPLTKADTITNTYFGVTVPDPYRWLENDTTKETAQWVEEENKVTFAYLDKIPFRDKLRERITSLWNYPKYGVPFRKGSHYFFSKNDGLQNQSIYYIQDSLGGEPSILLDPNKFSQDGTIALAGLAISKDGKYLAYATAEAGSDWNKIYVMDIDTKEKLADELLWVKFSGMAWKDDGFYYSRYTEPKGESELSSKNENQKVYYHKLGTPQSTDVLIYENKENPMRMYGAATTEDERFLLLYESESTQGNALYYKDLGKKDGEFIQLAPGFEFEYGVVDNMGDELIIRTNDSAPRYKLMLVDLKNPAINDWKAIIPEKTEVLDGVTLAGGKVIAQYMKDAQSKAYIYDTKGTQEGELTLPGLGTLAGFSGRIEDDIAFYLYTSFTFPATVYKYNVPQNRSEIYYKSDIDFNPDDYVTKQIFYQSKDGTNVPMFIVHKKDLKLDGKNPVFLYGYGGFNISMTPYFSISRLIFLENGGVYAMPNIRGGGEYGEEWHKAGTKLQKQNVFDDFIAAAEYLIKEKYSNPSKIAISGGSNGGLLVGACMIQRPDLFKVALPAVGVMDMLRYHKFTIGWAWASDYGTSEDDTAMFNYLYGYSPLHTIKEGVNYPATLITTADHDDRVVPAHSFKFAAALQAKNKGDNPVLIRIETRAGHGAGTPTAKLIDEVTDTWAFTLYNLGVVPK, translated from the coding sequence ATGAAGAAAATCATTTATTGTTTATTATTAACAGGCATTGTCATCATGTTCAGTTGTATGAAAAAACAAAAGATTGACTATCCGCTAACAAAGGCGGATACCATCACTAACACCTACTTTGGTGTTACAGTTCCTGATCCTTACCGTTGGCTGGAAAATGACACAACAAAGGAAACAGCCCAGTGGGTAGAGGAAGAAAACAAAGTCACCTTTGCATATCTTGATAAGATACCTTTTCGGGATAAGCTCAGGGAAAGGATTACCAGCTTATGGAATTACCCCAAATATGGTGTGCCTTTCAGGAAAGGCAGCCATTATTTCTTTTCAAAAAATGATGGATTACAGAACCAGAGCATTTATTATATCCAGGACAGCCTTGGTGGTGAGCCAAGTATTTTGCTTGATCCCAACAAGTTCTCCCAGGATGGCACGATAGCTCTGGCCGGCCTGGCTATTTCCAAGGACGGGAAATATCTTGCCTATGCCACTGCTGAAGCAGGTTCGGACTGGAACAAGATCTACGTCATGGACATTGACACAAAAGAAAAGCTTGCCGACGAGCTCCTGTGGGTCAAATTTTCGGGCATGGCATGGAAGGATGATGGCTTTTATTATAGCCGTTACACGGAACCCAAAGGTGAATCGGAATTATCCTCAAAAAATGAAAATCAAAAAGTCTATTATCATAAGCTCGGCACACCGCAGAGTACAGATGTCCTGATATATGAAAACAAGGAAAATCCGATGCGTATGTATGGCGCTGCTACGACTGAGGATGAGCGTTTTCTTCTCCTTTATGAATCCGAATCGACACAGGGAAATGCACTCTATTATAAAGATTTAGGTAAAAAGGATGGTGAATTTATCCAGCTAGCCCCGGGTTTTGAATTTGAATATGGCGTTGTGGATAATATGGGCGATGAACTCATCATCAGGACCAACGATAGCGCTCCCAGGTATAAATTGATGCTGGTCGATCTGAAAAATCCTGCAATCAACGATTGGAAAGCCATCATTCCTGAAAAGACAGAAGTGCTGGATGGTGTCACTCTGGCCGGCGGAAAGGTTATCGCTCAATACATGAAAGATGCTCAAAGCAAAGCCTACATTTATGATACAAAGGGTACACAGGAAGGAGAGCTGACCTTACCGGGATTGGGAACATTAGCCGGCTTCAGTGGAAGAATTGAGGATGATATCGCCTTTTATCTTTATACCTCCTTTACATTCCCTGCAACGGTTTATAAATATAATGTCCCGCAAAACAGATCGGAGATCTATTATAAGTCTGACATCGATTTTAATCCTGACGACTACGTCACCAAACAGATCTTTTACCAGAGCAAGGATGGAACAAATGTGCCCATGTTTATTGTTCATAAGAAGGATTTAAAACTGGATGGCAAAAATCCTGTGTTTCTATATGGTTATGGCGGATTTAATATCAGCATGACGCCATATTTCAGCATCAGCCGCCTGATATTTCTTGAGAACGGTGGCGTGTATGCCATGCCGAATATCAGGGGCGGAGGAGAATATGGTGAGGAATGGCACAAAGCCGGAACAAAACTGCAAAAGCAGAATGTCTTTGATGATTTTATTGCTGCAGCAGAATACCTTATAAAAGAAAAGTACAGCAATCCATCCAAAATTGCCATATCAGGTGGTTCCAATGGCGGGCTGCTGGTAGGTGCCTGCATGATACAGCGTCCAGATCTCTTTAAAGTGGCTCTTCCGGCTGTTGGCGTTATGGACATGTTGCGCTACCACAAGTTTACCATCGGCTGGGCGTGGGCCAGTGACTATGGAACCAGCGAGGATGATACTGCCATGTTCAACTACCTGTATGGTTATTCACCCCTCCATACTATTAAAGAGGGTGTGAATTACCCGGCCACATTGATCACCACTGCCGATCATGATGACCGTGTGGTGCCGGCGCACTCTTTCAAATTTGCGGCTGCCCTGCAGGCTAAGAACAAGGGAGACAATCCTGTTCTCATCCGGATTGAAACGCGTGCCGGGCATGGTGCCGGAACCCCCACTGCCAAGCTCATCGATGAGGTGACAGATACATGGGCATTTACATTATATAATTTGGGAGTGGTACCAAAATGA
- a CDS encoding cytochrome-c peroxidase, translating to MAQLLARVFDACKRVARFKRAETGHSFGNERQLEKYVLLMFLIISISFFSCNRDDVPEPYHPTPYQISIPKFFPSELNIPDDNPMTVEGVELGRYLFYDGRLSGRTNPDSLMSCSTCHLQENSFECGINHPVFVNGHPHGITGTPTPHVMLPLINLVWNNTGYLWNGLVSKDNPQPDFRTLEDIVRMGIVAKHEMDSDTTRVKAMFQNLPGYPELFKKAFGSEVVTFDRISKAIAQFIRTLISSGSKFDRYMRGEEQLTEPELSGYVLFTTEYGGDCFHCHGGSGNPLFTTNLFYNNGKDSIFTGPHEDTRDRYHVTGNTADMGAYKATTLRNIALTGPYMHDGRFATLDEVINFYSDSVVWSPYINPLMHHVSTGGARLTPAEKADLKAFLLTLTDNSFLSNPDFSRPDVFPDGTHQ from the coding sequence ATGGCTCAATTGCTAGCGCGCGTCTTTGACGCGTGTAAAAGAGTAGCGCGTTTCAAACGCGCTGAAACCGGGCACTCGTTCGGAAACGAGCGCCAGCTGGAGAAGTATGTGTTGTTGATGTTTTTGATCATTTCAATTTCCTTTTTTTCCTGTAACAGGGATGATGTTCCAGAACCATATCACCCCACGCCCTATCAAATTAGTATTCCAAAATTTTTCCCTTCCGAGCTGAATATTCCGGATGATAATCCGATGACTGTTGAAGGTGTTGAACTCGGCAGGTACCTGTTTTATGATGGACGGCTGTCGGGAAGGACCAATCCGGACTCACTCATGTCGTGCTCCACATGTCATCTTCAGGAAAATTCGTTCGAATGCGGTATTAACCATCCGGTCTTCGTTAATGGTCATCCCCATGGTATTACCGGAACGCCAACTCCACATGTCATGCTGCCCCTCATAAACCTAGTATGGAATAACACCGGATATTTATGGAATGGACTTGTAAGCAAGGATAATCCCCAGCCTGATTTCAGGACGCTGGAAGATATTGTCAGGATGGGCATTGTCGCGAAACATGAAATGGATAGCGATACAACAAGGGTTAAGGCCATGTTTCAAAATTTACCGGGATACCCGGAACTCTTCAAAAAGGCCTTCGGTTCAGAGGTAGTAACATTCGACCGCATTAGCAAGGCGATAGCACAGTTCATCCGCACGCTGATATCTTCCGGGTCAAAGTTTGACAGGTACATGAGAGGGGAGGAGCAGCTGACGGAGCCGGAACTGAGCGGGTATGTTCTGTTTACAACGGAGTATGGCGGTGACTGCTTTCACTGCCACGGAGGCTCCGGTAATCCATTGTTTACGACCAACCTGTTCTATAATAACGGCAAGGATTCAATCTTTACAGGACCCCATGAAGACACACGCGACCGCTATCATGTGACCGGCAATACAGCGGATATGGGTGCGTACAAGGCGACAACGCTGCGAAATATCGCCCTCACCGGACCATATATGCACGATGGAAGGTTTGCCACATTGGATGAAGTGATTAATTTTTATTCCGATAGTGTAGTCTGGTCGCCATATATAAATCCCCTGATGCACCATGTGAGCACCGGTGGTGCCCGCTTGACGCCGGCCGAAAAAGCTGACCTGAAAGCATTTCTTCTGACACTGACCGATAATTCTTTTCTTTCTAATCCGGATTTCAGCAGGCCTGATGTTTTTCCGGATGGAACCCATCAATGA
- a CDS encoding DUF2027 domain-containing protein codes for MKLKIGDKVKFLNQSGGGIVSKVISSNMVHVAIEDGFDIPTMASELVKIEDDDPLAGYYGGFSAVTPPKKADSAADMDYYNRITALVKYPSKPDFQPGLYLAFVPHDQKWLLTGLLDIYVINYTDFEILYSYFLKEQSGSWAGIDYDVITERSKCLLETIKREDIEHWSEGVVQFLFHKDRHVSVLEPVSATYRIKPAKFYKEVHYTESSFLSERAVIIRLSLLTETPIVPPEEKKEADSAPKISQKDISSAPVMPESLIDKHRIAARTAEVDLHISALVDDYSHLKNHEILKIQTEYFIRCLESAIESHYNKIYFIYGVGNGTLKARVQEYLKDYNESLEYRDAPYDKYGTGAVEVVIRENL; via the coding sequence ATGAAACTAAAAATTGGGGATAAGGTTAAGTTTCTGAACCAGAGTGGCGGCGGCATCGTATCCAAAGTCATCAGCAGCAACATGGTCCATGTGGCCATCGAAGATGGTTTTGATATACCCACTATGGCCAGTGAACTGGTAAAAATTGAAGATGATGATCCTTTGGCTGGTTACTATGGTGGATTTTCTGCAGTGACACCGCCTAAAAAGGCGGATAGCGCTGCGGATATGGATTATTATAACCGAATCACGGCTCTGGTAAAATATCCGTCCAAGCCCGATTTTCAGCCTGGCCTCTACCTGGCATTTGTTCCACATGATCAGAAATGGCTTTTGACCGGATTATTGGATATTTATGTGATAAATTATACTGATTTCGAAATACTGTACAGCTACTTTCTGAAAGAGCAAAGCGGATCATGGGCAGGCATCGATTATGATGTCATAACCGAAAGATCCAAATGTTTGCTGGAGACTATTAAACGGGAAGATATTGAACATTGGTCTGAAGGGGTTGTCCAATTTCTTTTTCATAAGGACCGGCATGTGTCAGTCCTTGAACCTGTCAGTGCAACATACAGGATAAAACCGGCGAAATTTTACAAAGAAGTTCATTACACCGAGTCGTCGTTTCTTTCCGAAAGGGCGGTCATCATTAGATTATCCCTGCTGACCGAAACACCAATAGTTCCTCCTGAAGAAAAAAAAGAGGCAGATTCTGCTCCGAAAATTTCCCAGAAGGATATATCTTCTGCACCAGTAATGCCGGAAAGCCTGATAGATAAACACCGCATAGCAGCGCGCACCGCTGAAGTTGACCTGCATATATCCGCATTGGTTGATGATTATTCCCACCTTAAAAATCATGAAATCCTAAAAATCCAGACCGAATATTTTATCAGATGCCTCGAAAGCGCCATTGAAAGCCATTATAATAAAATCTACTTCATATATGGTGTCGGCAATGGCACATTGAAAGCCAGGGTGCAGGAATATCTGAAAGACTATAATGAGAGCCTGGAATACAGGGATGCACCTTATGATAAATATGGAACAGGTGCGGTTGAGGTGGTCATCAGGGAAAATTTATAA
- a CDS encoding nucleotidyltransferase domain-containing protein, translated as MIPQDDKLIKIKKSILSFFPDCKIILFGSRAKDNYDEKSDYDLVIIVPINYETKVKLNFQASLRQALAKLKIPADILIQSESEFEAHKNLNGHIIKEVAKEGILI; from the coding sequence ATGATTCCACAAGATGATAAATTGATTAAGATCAAGAAGAGCATTTTAAGCTTTTTCCCGGATTGCAAAATCATCTTATTTGGCTCCAGGGCAAAAGACAACTATGATGAAAAAAGCGATTATGATCTGGTCATTATCGTACCCATTAATTATGAGACAAAGGTTAAACTGAATTTTCAGGCATCATTACGACAAGCCCTTGCCAAACTGAAAATACCTGCTGATATACTCATCCAATCTGAATCAGAGTTTGAAGCTCATAAAAATTTGAATGGTCATATCATTAAAGAGGTAGCAAAAGAAGGTATACTGATATGA
- a CDS encoding HEPN domain-containing protein, producing the protein MIFDKKEFVKQWIEKAKEDKLVIERMTVPEILAPAAVCFHCQQMVEKYLKALFDY; encoded by the coding sequence ATGATATTTGATAAGAAGGAATTTGTAAAGCAGTGGATTGAAAAGGCCAAAGAAGATAAACTGGTCATCGAAAGGATGACAGTACCTGAAATATTGGCTCCTGCTGCTGTTTGTTTTCACTGTCAGCAAATGGTTGAGAAATACTTGAAAGCCTTATTTGATTACTAA
- a CDS encoding Smr/MutS family protein translates to MRCLESAIENHYNKIYFIHGIGNGTLKAKVQDYLKDYNESLEYRDAPYDKYGTGAVEVVIRENL, encoded by the coding sequence ATCAGATGCCTCGAAAGTGCCATTGAAAACCATTATAATAAAATCTATTTCATCCATGGCATAGGCAATGGCACATTGAAAGCCAAGGTACAGGATTATCTGAAAGACTATAATGAGAGCCTGGAATACAGGGATGCTCCTTATGATAAATATGGAACAGGCGCGGTTGAGGTGGTTATAAGGGAAAATTTATGA